Proteins encoded in a region of the Sugiyamaella lignohabitans strain CBS 10342 chromosome B, complete sequence genome:
- the IZH3 gene encoding Izh3p (Membrane protein involved in zinc ion homeostasis; member of the four-protein IZH family, expression induced by zinc deficiency; deletion reduces sensitivity to elevated zinc and shortens lag phase, overexpression reduces Zap1p activity; GO_component: GO:0005783 - endoplasmic reticulum [Evidence IEA]; GO_component: GO:0005783 - endoplasmic reticulum [Evidence IDA] [PMID 14562095]; GO_component: GO:0005789 - endoplasmic reticulum membrane [Evidence IEA]; GO_component: GO:0016021 - integral component of membrane [Evidence IEA,IEA]; GO_component: GO:0016021 - integral component of membrane [Evidence ISM] [PMID 12192589]; GO_component: GO:0016020 - membrane [Evidence IEA]; GO_function: GO:0001653 - peptide receptor activity [Evidence ISS] [PMID 15060275]; GO_process: GO:0006882 - cellular zinc ion homeostasis [Evidence IMP] [PMID 15060275]) produces MSSTAVPKTQLAHRRKPSTPPPVDSDNLEEIILHKLDSFLYKLETKLDRFEAFGLQKLSQVDESVQHAYDVLVKVRKGVIGEGWRKAEALVKIIEDNYEAMAGQAISDEDDDQENKDKTLRPKKQKVNSKTTKESADENASNGGLGVPSIAAVTSTSTYNRVSEVLGHLETKLQDVEEKYSYLLDSHTLSTAVATALHAAKSRLLTYDELPVEWRENPYIIRGYRFYKGYMDCIYSLVKVHNETCNIWTHVIGFFVMLSLAFFHLPHTLSWKDSSVYDKLTMIVFLVAAMKCLVCSAVWHTFNGIAHLPAKNKFACVDYTGITVLIAASILTTEYTALYCKPFARNVYMAVTALSGLGGAAFTWDPKFDSPEARGQRIIFFVGFAVAGLLGFLHASVYHGLLSTFFFYLPVFKSLFCYCLGVVVYAFLIPERWFPGTIFDFFGMSHNLWHICVFGGIYYHYVATVNLLEGAHAFSCSAH; encoded by the coding sequence ATGTCGTCGACAGCGGTTCCCAAAACACAGCTAGCTCATAGAAGAAAGCCTTCGACACCCCCTCCTGTCGACTCGGATAACCTTGAAGAGATAATTCTACACAAACTAGACTCATTTTTATATAAGCTCGAAACAAAGCTAGATCGCTTTGAAGCGTTTGGCTTACAGAAGCTCAGTCAAGTAGACGAGAGTGTCCAACACGCTTATGATGTACTAGTTAAAGTGAGAAAAGGTGTCATAGGTGAAGGGTGGAGAAAAGCCGAGGCTTTAGTCAAGATTATTGAAGATAACTATGAAGCTATGGCAGGCCAAGCTATCAgcgatgaagacgatgatcaagaaaataaagataAGACTTTGAGACCGAAAAAGCAGAAGGTTAACTCGAAGACTACTAAGGAATCTGCTGATGAAAATGCATCCAACGGAGGGCTTGGTGTGCCATCTATAGCGGCTGTtacttctacttctacttATAACAGAGTCTCGGAGGTACTAGGACACTTGGAGACCAAACTCCAGGATGTCGAGGAAAAGTATTCTTATCTTCTCGATAGTCACACCCTTTCGACTGCCGTTGCTACGGCCCTCCATGCTGCCAAGTCTAGGCTCCTCACATATGATGAACTTCCTGTTGAATGGCGCGAAAACCCATATATCATCCGAGGATACCGGTTCTATAAGGGGTACATGGACTGTATCTACAGTCTTGTCAAAGTCCATAACGAGACATGCAATATCTGGACCCATGTTATTGGATTTTTTGTGATGCTGTCTCTGGCTTTTTTTCATCTACCCCATACATTATCTTGGAAAGACTCGTCAGTTTACGACAAGCTTACAATGATTGTATTCTTAGTGGCTGCTATGAAGTGTTTGGTTTGTTCGGCTGTGTGGCATACATTTAACGGAATCGCACATCTGCCAGCTAAAAATAAGTTTGCCTGTGTTGATTATACCGGAATCACTGTTTTAATTGCTGCTTCTATTCTCACCACTGAATACACTGCACTTTATTGCAAACCTTTTGCTAGAAACGTTTACATGGCGGTGACAGCTCTATCTGGTCTGGGGGGAGCTGCTTTTACATGGGATCCGAAATTTGATAGCCCCGAAGCACGTGGACAAAgaatcattttctttgtaGGATTCGCTGTTGCTGGCTTACTAGGGTTTCTACATGCGTCGGTATATCATGGTCTCTTGTCGACGTTCTTTTTCTATCTACCGGTATTCAAAAGCTTGTTCTGTTACTGCCTGGGAGTAGTAGTGTATGCCTTTCTAATTCCTGAAAGATGGTTCCCCGGTACCATatttgacttttttggAATGTCGCACAATCTGTGGCACATTTGCGTTTTCGGTGGTATTTATTATCACTATGTAGCCACTGTAAACCTTCTTGAGGGCGCCCATGCCTTTAGCTGTTCAGCTCACTAA
- the ARG82 gene encoding inositol polyphosphate multikinase (Inositol polyphosphate multikinase (IPMK); sequentially phosphorylates Ins(1,4,5)P3 to form Ins(1,3,4,5,6)P5; also has diphosphoinositol polyphosphate synthase activity; regulates arginine-, phosphate-, and nitrogen-responsive genes; GO_component: GO:0005634 - nucleus [Evidence IEA,IEA]; GO_component: GO:0005634 - nucleus [Evidence IDA] [PMID 10720331]; GO_component: GO:0005634 - nucleus [Evidence IDA] [PMID 3311884]; GO_function: GO:0005524 - ATP binding [Evidence IEA]; GO_function: GO:0000824 - inositol tetrakisphosphate 3-kinase activity [Evidence IDA] [PMID 10574768]; GO_function: GO:0000824 - inositol tetrakisphosphate 3-kinase activity [Evidence IDA] [PMID 10720331]; GO_function: GO:0000825 - inositol tetrakisphosphate 6-kinase activity [Evidence IDA] [PMID 11311242]; GO_function: GO:0000827 - inositol-1,3,4,5,6-pentakisphosphate kinase activity [Evidence IDA] [PMID 11311242]; GO_function: GO:0008440 - inositol-1,4,5-trisphosphate 3-kinase activity [Evidence IEA]; GO_function: GO:0008440 - inositol-1,4,5-trisphosphate 3-kinase activity [Evidence IMP] [PMID 10683435]; GO_function: GO:0000823 - inositol-1,4,5-trisphosphate 6-kinase activity [Evidence IEA]; GO_function: GO:0000823 - inositol-1,4,5-trisphosphate 6-kinase activity [Evidence IDA] [PMID 10574768]; GO_function: GO:0000823 - inositol-1,4,5-trisphosphate 6-kinase activity [Evidence IDA] [PMID 10720331]; GO_function: GO:0016301 - kinase activity [Evidence IEA]; GO_function: GO:0046872 - metal ion binding [Evidence IEA]; GO_function: GO:0000166 - nucleotide binding [Evidence IEA]; GO_function: GO:0035004 - phosphatidylinositol 3-kinase activity [Evidence IDA] [PMID 16123124]; GO_function: GO:0030674 - protein binding, bridging [Evidence IMP,IPI] [PMID 10632874]; GO_function: GO:0016740 - transferase activity [Evidence IEA]; GO_process: GO:0006525 - arginine metabolic process [Evidence IEA]; GO_process: GO:0032958 - inositol phosphate biosynthetic process [Evidence IDA] [PMID 10574768]; GO_process: GO:0032958 - inositol phosphate biosynthetic process [Evidence IDA] [PMID 11311242]; GO_process: GO:0000122 - negative regulation of transcription from RNA polymerase II promoter [Evidence IMP] [PMID 12828642]; GO_process: GO:0046854 - phosphatidylinositol phosphorylation [Evidence IDA] [PMID 16123124]; GO_process: GO:0016310 - phosphorylation [Evidence IEA]; GO_process: GO:0045944 - positive regulation of transcription from RNA polymerase II promoter [Evidence IMP] [PMID 12828642]; GO_process: GO:0050821 - protein stabilization [Evidence IMP] [PMID 10632874]; GO_process: GO:0000821 - regulation of arginine metabolic process [Evidence IMP] [PMID 11119723]; GO_process: GO:0000821 - regulation of arginine metabolic process [Evidence IMP] [PMID 2274024]; GO_process: GO:0000821 - regulation of arginine metabolic process [Evidence IMP] [PMID 8043104]; GO_process: GO:0006355 - regulation of transcription, DNA-templated [Evidence IEA]; GO_process: GO:0006351 - transcription, DNA-templated [Evidence IEA]), which yields MSSVTYKETIQAAGHEGAMESADGVLFLKPTCQQELDFYTSIATKEEWLNITCKFMGTLTEQTIREEYEGEFSETNSNFGNTSNLKQLKTDDSLRTLQSIVEEAEKAQDITKIQNYMTSSKSSTLVLENALHGFTQPCILDAKLGSQLWDSEASTEKRERLDQVSRTTTSGSLGVRIAGMSLYNPLSKERISYGKQYGRSMRQDEVIAGFSEYFFDRERFLNTHISGESTRPNDNGPFQSIIDEEKKRVLCHHILDELQYIFEVVSTSDVRMISASVLIIYEGDEDAFEQKLALGNSMAEEAEEYKRSVTEGDESDEEDLDHPVLFRVKLIDFAHSRFTPDSGPDANSLQGLESLIRIFSELEKKYTEED from the coding sequence ATGTCTTCAGTAACATATAAAGAAACGATCCAAGCAGCCGGTCATGAAGGTGCCATGGAGTCTGCCGATGGGGTGCTGTTCCTTAAACCGACCTGTCAACAGGAGTTAGACTTCTATACGTCGATTGCTACGAAGGAGGAGTGGTTGAATATAACATGTAAATTTATGGGGACTCTCACTGAGCAAACAATCAGAGAAGAGTATGAAGGCGAGTTTTCagaaacaaattcaaacttTGGCAATACCAGCAATTTGAAGCAACTTAAAACCGATGACAGTCTGCGGACCTTACAGTCGATAGTTGAAGAGGCCGAGAAAGCACAGGACATCacaaaaattcaaaattatATGACAAGCTCTAAAAGCTCAACATTAGTATTGGAGAATGCTCTTCATGGATTTACACAACCATGTATATTGGATGCAAAATTGGGGTCACAATTGTGGGACAGTGAAGCGTCTACAGAAAAGAGGGAGAGGTTGGATCAGGTGTCGAGGACAACAACAAGTGGTTCCCTAGGGGTCCGGATAGCAGGAATGTCTCTCTATAATCCATTGTCTAAAGAACGTATATCTTATGGCAAGCAATATGGCCGGAGTATGAGACAGGACGAAGTAATTGCGGGGTTCAgcgaatatttttttgacagGGAACGGTTTCTCAATACACATATTAGTGGTGAGAGTACCCGACCCAATGATAATGGACCATTCCAGTCAATTatagatgaagaaaaaaaaagggtACTTTGCCATCATATATTGGACGAGCTGCAGTATATCTTCGAAGTGGTGTCGACGTCTGACGTGCGTATGATATCGGCTAGCGTGCTGATCATATATGAAGGCGATGAGGATGCGTTCGAGCAGAAGCTCGCCCTGGGAAATTCCatggctgaagaagctgaagaatACAAAAGGTCTGTAACGGAAGGTGATGAGTCGGACGAGGAAGACCTAGATCACCCGGTTCTATTTCGAGTAAAACTTATCGATTTTGCACATTCTAGATTTACTCCAGATTCTGGCCCAGATGCAAATTCCctgcagggtctggagTCCCTGATACGGATATTCTCCGAATTAGAGAAGAAATACACAGAAGAGGATTAG
- the STL1 gene encoding glucose-inactivated glycerol proton symporter STL1, giving the protein MTVDLTNMTGFINGDPWNQQFHHPNSTIVGTVVSLYEVGGFLGGLLSSMICDNFGRRQCIGFGAIFLIVGAILQATSFELGQLMFARIVSGIGVGLQQSAIPILQSEVTPANRRGLYACAYLTMLNFGIVLAYWIDYGVGFTTNSFAWRFPTAFQLVFVIAVFALSFVVVESPRFLVLNNREEDACDVVSCMLDKGRDDPHVIELLNQIKSAVLVEMTEGSGTWMDFIKDDNLQSRRRLWSACLVQMFQQGKSNQHGFFMA; this is encoded by the coding sequence ATGACAGTTGATCTAACAAATATGACAGGATTTATCAATGGAGACCCATGGAATCAACAGTTTCACCATCCTAATAGTACTATTGTTGGTACAGTGGTGTCACTTTATGAAGTAGGCGGCTTTTTAGGGGGGCTTTTGTCATCTATGATTTGTGATAATTTTGGCCGTCGGCAATGTATCGGATTCGGTGCgatttttttgatagtTGGCGCCATATTACAGGCAACTTCATTTGAACTGGGGCAGCTAATGTTCGCAAGAATTGTCTCAGGTATCGGCGTGGGTTTACAGCAGTCTGCGATCCCCATTTTACAGTCTGAGGTTACACCAGCTAATCGTAGAGGACTGTACGCATGTGCGTATCTTACGATGTTAAACTTTGGCATAGTGTTAGCTTATTGGATTGATTATGGCGTAGGATTTACTACTAATAGTTTTGCTTGGAGATTTCCTACTGCTTTCCAGCTAGTATTTGTTATTGCTGTTTTTGCTCTTagttttgttgttgtggaaAGTCCGCGTTTCCTGGTCCTCAATaacagagaagaagatgcttGTGACGTCGTCAGTTGTATGCTTGACAAGGGGAGAGATGACCCTCATGTCATCGAGTTGCTgaatcaaatcaaaagcGCTGTCTTGGTTGAGATGACAGAAGGCTCTGGTACGTGGATGGATTTCATCAAGGACGACAATTTACAAAGCAGGCGTCGTTTGTGGTCAGCTTGTTTGGTCCAAATGTTTCAGCAAGGTAAGTCTAATCAACACGGATTTTTTATGGCGTGA
- the GLG1 gene encoding glycogenin glucosyltransferase GLG1 (Glycogenin glucosyltransferase; self-glucosylating initiator of glycogen synthesis, also glucosylates n-dodecyl-beta-D-maltoside; similar to mammalian glycogenin; GLG1 has a paralog, GLG2, that arose from the whole genome duplication; GO_component: GO:0005575 - cellular_component [Evidence ND]; GO_function: GO:0008466 - glycogenin glucosyltransferase activity [Evidence IEA]; GO_function: GO:0008466 - glycogenin glucosyltransferase activity [Evidence IGI,ISS] [PMID 8524228]; GO_function: GO:0016740 - transferase activity [Evidence IEA]; GO_function: GO:0016757 - transferase activity, transferring glycosyl groups [Evidence IEA]; GO_process: GO:0005978 - glycogen biosynthetic process [Evidence IEA]; GO_process: GO:0005978 - glycogen biosynthetic process [Evidence IGI] [PMID 8524228]) — protein sequence MSFAFLTLLYSDDYLPGALVLARSLIGVGSVLPRGILITNQVTEFARSELAKVYDHIIPVDPIVADDQTFGFQLLARPELANAYTKIHVWNQTQFSKIVFLDADTLVLKNVDDLFSDRWLDHNDDQCLDRISAAPDIGWPDIFNSGVFVACPNKSTFENLQTRALDTSGKYSFDGGDQGLLNQYFTENSKWNRLPFIYNVTPSTSYQYLPAYSYYHSQVSIVHFIGSTKPWQGDAPGNRDMAFKWRSIYRQHYGEKLLGLPVSVTTLQKEVGTESLTIKPESEPLPKDPKTLAEEAAATDATANAASAAAAALERLRITSLKAKTFAPAVDRWDATKFTPPIDSKPEASNLNITNYDNEWDKPKPSSKDEGFRFPKFGEPTSKLWTTPQPPVERVYPEDLPPAKPKSKPASRKKGAQSFSERLKGYGSSFKWSHKGDEIDEDEDEDEDDNEEQESDENSGFQFPKLGKAVVRLPWETEDRPKVERVYPEDLPPPAHDNVGSRYKKQFSSQAQLNQSSEVVTGLEEYSSSLAAHHDRKGGHSDHKAPTKSSLKAQPKSPSKPHHGHHKHGQSSVPALTPSAARTFVLKPILKHPKTPIEGVPEYKDGESEGKTD from the coding sequence ATGTCATTCGCATTTTTGACGCTTTTGTACTCGGATGATTATCTTCCAGGTGCACTAGTTCTGGCGCGCTCACTAATTGGCGTTGGCTCAGTCCTTCCTCGCGGTATCCTAATCACCAATCAAGTGACGGAATTCGCAAGATCAGAACTAGCAAAGGTGTATGATCATATTATCCCAGTGGATCCGATTGTAGCCGATGACCAGACCTTTGGTTTCCAGTTATTGGCTCGTCCGGAACTGGCAAATGCTTATACCAAGATCCATGTTTGGAATCAGACCCAATTTTCCAAAATTGTTTTTCTGGATGCAGACACTCTAGTTCTTAAGAATGTCGACGATTTGTTCTCTGATAGATGGTTGGATCATAATGACGATCAGTGTCTGGATCGTATTTCTGCAGCCCCTGATATTGGATGGCCAGATATTTTTAACAGTGGAGTGTTTGTTGCATGCCCCAATAAAAGCACTTTTGAGAACCTCCAGACCAGAGCTCTAGATACATCTGGAAAGTATTCATTTGATGGTGGAGACCAAGGTCTTTTGAACCAATACTTCACTGAGAACTCAAAGTGGAACAGATTGccgtttatttataatgtGACGCCCTCTACGTCGTATCAGTACCTACCTGCATATTCTTACTATCACTCTCAAGTGTCTATTGTTCATTTCATCGGCAGTACCAAGCCCTGGCAAGGCGATGCTCCAGGAAACCGAGACATGGCCTTCAAATGGAGAAGCATCTATAGACAACATTATGGAGAAAAGCTGTTGGGGCTGCCAGTTAGTGTTACAACTCTTCAGAAGGAAGTGGGAACTGAGTCACTTACTATTAAACCCGAGAGTGAGCCATTGCCCAAAGATCCCAAGACATTGgctgaagaggctgctgctaccgaCGCTACAGCGAatgctgccagtgctgcagcagcagctctaGAACGTCTTCGTATCACTTCTTTGAAGGCTAAAACATTTGCGCCAGCAGTTGATAGATGGGATGCAACCAAGTTTACTCCACCTATTGACTCAAAGCCCGAAGCCTCTAACCTTAACATTACCAACTATGACAATGAATGGGATAAACCGAAACCTTCATCTAAGGACGAAGGCTTTAGGTTTCCCAAGTTTGGAGAGCCTACATCTAAGCTTTGGACAACTCCACAACCACCTGTTGAGCGTGTTTATCCTGAAGATCTCCCTCCTgcaaaaccaaaatctaAACCAGCTTCCAGGAAGAAAGGAGCACAATCGTTTTCTGAGCGCTTAAAAGGTTACGGGTCTAGCTTTAAATGGTCTCATAAGGGCGATGAGatagatgaagatgaagatgaggatgaagacgacaacGAAGAACAAGAATCAGATGAAAACAGTGGATTTCAGTTTCCCAAGTTAGGAAAGGCTGTTGTCCGACTCCCATGGGAAACAGAGGATAGACCAAAAGTAGAAAGAGTTTACCCTGAGGATTTACCGCCTCCTGCTCATGACAATGTTGGATCTCGCTATAAAAAGCAGTTCAGCAGTCAGGCGCAACTGAATCAAAGTTCAGAGGTGGTAACAGGTTTAGAGGAATATTCGTCATCGTTGGCCGCTCATCATGATCGTAAAGGAGGTCATTCCGATCACAAGGCACCCACTAAATCGTCTTTGAAAGCACAACCAAAGTCGCCATCCAAACCTCATCACGGGCACCATAAACATGGGCAGTCTTCCGTGCCTGCTCTCACTCCGTCTGCTGCACGGACATTCGTGCTGAAACCAATTCTGAAACACCCCAAGACTCCGATCGAAGGCGTTCCAGAATATAAAGATGGTGAAAGTGAGGGTAAGACAGATTAA